The following coding sequences lie in one Buchnera aphidicola (Stegophylla sp.) genomic window:
- the aroA gene encoding 3-phosphoshikimate 1-carboxyvinyltransferase, which yields MNTKKLTLKPISSIYGEVCLPGSKSISNRVLLIASISYGKTNLKNLLDSDDIHYMLDALKTLGIQYHLSNNKKNCIIQGNPQVLYNHKTSLFLGNAGTAIRPLTGILSLHKNDITLTGDLRMQERPIHHLVDALIQGGACIQYLKKKKYPPIRILGGFQGGNITIQGNISSQFLTSILMVAPLAKRNTIISIKNHLVSKPYIDITINLMKSFGINIDNNNYKQFYIQGNQQYISPGNYWIEGDASSASYFLSAAAIKGKYIRVTGIGKNSIQGDIQFVDVLKNMGAKIYKGDNFIECYKGNLIGIDLDANHIPDCAMTIAILALFVYNNSITTIRNIYNWKVKETDRLYAMKTELRKVGAIVYTGKDFIRITPPKKFIHAHINTYNDHRIAMCFSLIALSNQPVTIINPQCVSKTFPKYFSELLKVSIYQS from the coding sequence ATGAACACAAAAAAATTAACGTTAAAACCAATATCTTCAATATATGGAGAAGTATGTTTACCAGGTTCTAAAAGTATTTCTAACCGAGTTTTATTAATTGCATCAATATCATATGGAAAAACTAATTTAAAAAATTTATTAGATAGTGATGATATTCATTATATGTTAGACGCTTTAAAAACTCTTGGCATACAATATCATTTAAGTAATAATAAGAAAAATTGTATCATACAAGGAAATCCTCAAGTATTATATAACCATAAAACATCATTATTTTTAGGTAACGCTGGAACAGCTATTAGACCATTAACGGGAATATTATCATTACACAAAAATGATATTACATTAACTGGTGATTTACGCATGCAAGAGCGTCCCATTCATCATTTAGTTGATGCTTTAATACAAGGAGGAGCTTGTATACAATATCTAAAAAAAAAAAAATATCCCCCCATACGTATTTTAGGAGGTTTTCAAGGCGGTAATATTACCATTCAAGGAAATATCTCTAGTCAATTTTTAACATCAATATTAATGGTTGCTCCTTTAGCAAAACGAAACACTATTATATCTATAAAAAATCATTTAGTTTCTAAGCCATATATTGATATTACTATAAATTTAATGAAATCTTTTGGAATAAATATTGATAATAATAATTATAAACAATTTTATATTCAAGGTAATCAACAATATATTTCTCCTGGTAATTATTGGATTGAAGGAGATGCTTCTTCTGCATCTTATTTTTTAAGTGCTGCTGCTATTAAAGGAAAATATATACGTGTAACAGGAATAGGAAAAAACAGCATACAAGGAGATATTCAATTTGTAGATGTTTTAAAAAATATGGGAGCAAAAATTTATAAAGGCGATAATTTTATAGAATGTTATAAAGGTAATTTAATAGGAATAGATTTAGATGCTAATCACATTCCTGATTGTGCTATGACAATTGCAATATTGGCACTATTTGTTTATAACAATAGTATTACGACCATTCGAAATATATATAACTGGAAAGTAAAAGAAACAGATAGATTATATGCTATGAAAACAGAATTACGAAAAGTAGGAGCTATTGTATATACAGGCAAAGATTTTATTCGCATTACTCCACCTAAAAAATTCATACATGCTCATATTAATACTTATAATGATCATAGAATAGCAATGTGTTTTTCTTTAATTGCCTTGTCAAATCAACCTGTTACTATTATAAACCCTCAATGTGTTTCAAAAACTTTTCCAAAATATTTTTCCGAATTATTGAAAGTGAGTATATATCAATCATAA